From the Ignavibacteria bacterium genome, one window contains:
- a CDS encoding Rrf2 family transcriptional regulator encodes MIYTKTGEYAIRAILFLARQPKENLIMSSEIAKSEDIPAHYLAKILQRMAKYGYVDSFKGRGGGFQITDLAMKSSILEIVERVEGPVINLKCVTGLKECSDENPCPLHEEWAQVRDRIYQLVSSKSVQEVAEKYAETLNKNK; translated from the coding sequence ATGATTTACACAAAAACGGGTGAGTATGCTATCCGTGCCATTCTTTTTCTGGCCAGGCAGCCTAAAGAAAATCTGATTATGTCTTCAGAGATAGCCAAAAGTGAGGACATACCTGCGCATTATCTGGCAAAAATACTGCAGAGAATGGCAAAATATGGATACGTTGATTCCTTCAAAGGAAGAGGCGGCGGATTCCAGATTACCGATTTGGCAATGAAAAGTTCCATTCTTGAAATCGTTGAAAGAGTTGAAGGCCCTGTTATTAACCTTAAATGTGTTACAGGACTCAAGGAATGCTCAGACGAGAACCCCTGTCCCCTTCACGAGGAGTGGGCACAGGTAAGAGACAGGATTTATCAGTTAGTTTCAAGCAAATCGGTACAGGAGGTAGCAGAAAAGTATGCCGAGACACTGAATAAAAACAAATAA
- a CDS encoding deoxyguanosinetriphosphate triphosphohydrolase, with translation MNWERLLSNRRLGDIGKNSFVPSNDGRSEFQRDFDRIVFSSAFRRLQDKTQVFPLPESDFVHNRLTHSLEVSCIGRSLGNLVGERILERHPELNDRFTKFHFGEIVAASCLAHDIGNPPFGHSGEDAISEYFKHGSGKQFEERLNDKKKWNDFIKFEGNAQGFRIITKLQNPTIFGGLCLTAATLASLTKYPRESFIPHEAAELLRGQIYKKHGFFQSEKELFQEVAEEVGMLRNCEDDCFFWSRHPLSFLVEAADDITYRIMDLEDGFHLGLESFSRTEELLRALIDANTLKSYDGRDNNDKIGYLRAKAMSSLVNQLAEVFADEEENILQGRLTEDLIDIIPSAKVLKKIKDVSKEEIYSYKSVIERETAGYEVLGGLLDIFITAVNAAADGNTSHKNTKVLQLLPKQFLNPGGIPEEDLYLRLLRITDYVSGMTDTYAISLFRRVKGISLASI, from the coding sequence ATGAATTGGGAACGTTTACTTTCTAACAGACGCCTTGGAGATATAGGAAAGAACAGCTTTGTGCCTTCAAATGACGGGAGAAGCGAGTTCCAGAGGGATTTCGACAGGATTGTGTTTTCTTCTGCCTTCAGGCGCCTGCAGGATAAGACACAGGTCTTCCCATTGCCCGAAAGTGACTTTGTGCATAACCGCCTTACACACTCGCTTGAAGTCTCCTGCATCGGGCGCTCACTTGGAAACCTGGTCGGTGAAAGAATTCTTGAAAGACACCCGGAGCTTAACGACAGATTTACAAAATTCCACTTCGGTGAAATTGTAGCCGCTTCGTGCCTGGCGCACGACATAGGCAATCCCCCGTTCGGGCATTCGGGCGAAGACGCCATATCAGAATACTTCAAGCACGGAAGCGGAAAACAGTTTGAAGAAAGGCTCAACGACAAAAAGAAGTGGAACGATTTTATAAAGTTTGAGGGTAACGCTCAGGGTTTCAGAATAATTACAAAGCTTCAGAACCCGACCATATTCGGAGGACTCTGCCTTACGGCGGCCACACTCGCCTCTTTGACTAAATACCCCAGGGAATCCTTTATTCCCCACGAGGCAGCTGAACTTTTAAGAGGCCAGATCTATAAAAAGCACGGATTCTTCCAGTCGGAAAAAGAGCTCTTCCAGGAAGTAGCCGAAGAGGTTGGAATGCTGAGAAACTGCGAGGACGACTGCTTCTTCTGGAGCCGCCACCCTTTGTCATTCCTTGTTGAGGCTGCAGACGACATTACGTACAGGATCATGGATTTAGAAGACGGCTTCCACCTGGGGCTGGAATCTTTCAGCAGGACTGAAGAGCTCTTAAGGGCGCTTATTGATGCAAATACGTTAAAGTCATACGACGGGCGGGATAACAACGACAAGATAGGATATTTAAGGGCCAAAGCCATGAGCTCTTTAGTAAACCAGCTTGCAGAGGTTTTTGCGGACGAGGAGGAAAACATACTCCAGGGCAGGCTTACAGAAGACCTGATAGATATTATCCCTTCGGCAAAGGTGTTAAAAAAAATAAAAGATGTTTCCAAGGAAGAGATCTATTCATATAAAAGCGTAATTGAAAGGGAGACCGCGGGCTATGAGGTTTTAGGCGGACTTCTGGACATATTCATTACGGCAGTCAATGCCGCCGCGGACGGCAATACGAGCCATAAGAATACAAAGGTGCTGCAGCTTTTGCCAAAACAGTTTTTGAATCCGGGCGGGATTCCCGAAGAGGATCTGTATTTAAGGCTTCTGAGGATTACGGATTACGTTTCAGGAATGACCGATACGTATGCAATTTCGCTCTTCAGAAGAGTAAAAGGGATATCTTTGGCGAGCATATAA
- the uvrA gene encoding excinuclease ABC subunit UvrA, which yields MDFQDKIIIKGAREHNLKNIDLEFPRDSFVVITGLSGSGKSSLAFDTIYAEGQRRYIESLSSYARQFLDQLEKPDVDLIEGLSPAISIEQKSTSGSPRSTVGTVTEIYDYLRLLFARLGVPHCYNCGRPVTKQSAEQMIDTIMEAQDGKKIQVLAPVVRGRKGHYRELFEEIAADGFLKVRVDGELFEITKGFQVDRYKVHDIEILIDRLKVDSKSRSRVAESVEVALNYGQGSIVVNEGTEDFIFSRNLACLHCGLSFQELAPNSFSFNSPYGYCPDCDGLGEKKEIDIDLIIPDWDKSINEEGLAPLGKPRQIWFYNQVKAVADLYGFDYDTKLKDLTQQQKDVLLYGTKDKIPFNYTFGGGRTVTYVHKYSGVVNYVKHYYDTTTSPKIREWAESFMNTLPCRTCNGGRLKKESLSVTFKDLNISQVTSFSIRKALDFFNKVDLKGREGIIAHQILKEITSRLQFLLNVGLDYLTLDRSARTLSGGETQRIRLATQIGSQLAGVLYVLDEPSIGLHQSDNIKLIDSLKNLRNLGNTVVVVEHDRETMESSDYIVDLGPRAGVHGGEVCLAGETKKIVKSNNGFESLTLKYLKDEIKIEVPKERRKGNGHFLEIKKASGNNLKNVDLKIPLGTFTAISGVSGSGKSSLINETLVRILMKKIYKSKIIPLPFDDVLGLENIDKVIEIDQSPIGRTPRSNPATYTGVFTHIRDLFAQLPESKMRGYAQGRFSFNVAGGRCEECQGDGLKKIEMNFLPDVYVECDVCHGKRYNRETLEVLYKTKSISDVLEMTVEEALTFFEDLPRIKRKIQSIHDVGLGYITLGQQATTLSGGEAQRVKLATELSKVGTGKTVYVLDEPTTGLHFEDVRILLGVLNKLVEKGNTVIVVEHNLDVIKVADHVIDLGPGGGEYGGEIVAHGTPEEVSENPKSLTGEYLKKELR from the coding sequence ATGGATTTTCAGGATAAGATTATAATAAAGGGTGCCAGAGAACATAACTTAAAAAATATAGACTTAGAATTCCCTCGCGATTCCTTCGTTGTTATTACCGGACTCTCAGGCTCCGGAAAGTCAAGCCTCGCTTTCGACACAATTTATGCCGAAGGGCAGAGAAGATATATAGAATCTCTTTCTTCTTACGCCAGGCAGTTCCTGGACCAGCTGGAAAAACCGGACGTTGACCTTATTGAAGGCTTAAGCCCCGCAATTTCCATAGAGCAGAAGTCAACCTCGGGAAGCCCGAGAAGTACTGTCGGCACAGTTACAGAAATTTATGACTACTTAAGACTCCTTTTTGCAAGACTGGGCGTTCCGCACTGCTATAATTGCGGGCGGCCTGTTACTAAACAGTCTGCCGAACAGATGATCGATACCATAATGGAGGCGCAGGACGGGAAGAAGATCCAGGTCCTTGCACCCGTTGTAAGAGGAAGAAAAGGGCATTACCGCGAGCTTTTTGAGGAAATTGCAGCCGACGGATTCCTGAAGGTCAGGGTTGACGGTGAACTCTTCGAAATCACCAAGGGCTTCCAGGTCGACCGCTATAAAGTCCACGATATTGAAATTTTAATCGACCGCCTGAAAGTTGATTCTAAGTCAAGATCCAGAGTGGCTGAATCAGTGGAAGTCGCACTTAACTACGGGCAGGGGAGCATTGTTGTAAATGAGGGAACGGAAGATTTTATCTTCAGCCGTAACCTGGCCTGCCTGCACTGCGGACTCAGCTTCCAGGAGCTTGCCCCTAACTCTTTCTCATTTAACTCACCCTACGGCTACTGCCCCGACTGCGACGGCCTGGGAGAGAAAAAAGAGATCGATATAGACCTTATTATCCCGGACTGGGATAAGTCAATTAACGAGGAAGGCCTTGCCCCACTGGGAAAACCGCGCCAGATCTGGTTTTATAACCAGGTTAAGGCTGTAGCCGACCTCTACGGCTTCGATTATGATACAAAGCTTAAGGACCTTACTCAGCAGCAGAAGGACGTCCTCTTATACGGCACGAAGGATAAGATCCCCTTTAACTATACTTTCGGCGGCGGAAGAACCGTTACTTACGTCCATAAGTACTCGGGCGTGGTTAATTACGTAAAACATTACTACGACACTACAACATCCCCAAAGATCAGGGAATGGGCCGAGTCGTTTATGAATACACTGCCTTGCCGAACATGTAACGGCGGAAGACTTAAAAAAGAATCGCTTTCTGTGACCTTCAAGGATCTGAACATAAGTCAGGTTACTTCTTTTTCAATCCGCAAAGCGCTCGACTTCTTTAACAAGGTTGACCTTAAAGGACGAGAAGGGATCATAGCTCACCAGATCTTAAAGGAGATTACCTCACGCCTGCAGTTCCTTCTTAACGTGGGGCTTGATTACCTTACGCTCGACCGCTCGGCACGCACGCTCTCAGGCGGCGAGACGCAGAGAATAAGACTTGCTACACAGATCGGGAGCCAGCTTGCCGGCGTCCTCTACGTCCTGGATGAACCTTCAATCGGGCTTCACCAGAGCGACAATATTAAGCTCATAGACTCCCTTAAAAACCTGAGAAACCTGGGCAACACGGTCGTTGTAGTTGAGCACGACAGGGAAACCATGGAGAGCTCCGATTACATTGTTGACCTTGGCCCCAGAGCCGGCGTCCACGGAGGCGAGGTATGCCTGGCGGGAGAGACTAAAAAGATTGTTAAATCAAATAACGGTTTTGAATCACTTACCTTAAAGTACTTAAAAGACGAGATCAAAATTGAGGTGCCGAAGGAAAGAAGAAAGGGTAACGGCCACTTCCTTGAAATAAAGAAAGCCTCGGGCAACAACCTTAAAAATGTCGATCTTAAAATCCCGCTCGGCACATTTACTGCAATTTCAGGCGTCAGCGGTTCCGGCAAGTCCTCACTTATAAATGAGACCCTGGTCCGGATACTGATGAAAAAGATCTATAAGTCGAAGATCATCCCGCTTCCGTTTGATGACGTCCTGGGCCTTGAGAACATAGACAAGGTAATTGAAATAGACCAGTCCCCGATCGGAAGGACCCCAAGGTCAAACCCTGCAACTTACACCGGTGTGTTTACACACATAAGGGATCTTTTTGCACAGCTTCCGGAATCGAAGATGAGAGGCTATGCCCAGGGACGCTTCAGCTTTAACGTTGCAGGCGGAAGGTGCGAGGAGTGCCAGGGCGACGGTCTTAAGAAAATTGAAATGAACTTCCTGCCCGACGTTTACGTAGAATGCGACGTCTGCCACGGCAAGCGCTACAACAGGGAGACTCTTGAAGTGCTCTATAAAACCAAGTCAATTTCAGACGTTCTGGAGATGACGGTAGAAGAGGCTCTGACGTTCTTTGAGGATCTCCCCAGAATAAAAAGAAAGATCCAGTCGATCCATGACGTGGGCCTGGGTTATATAACCTTAGGGCAGCAGGCAACTACTTTATCCGGCGGCGAAGCCCAGAGGGTGAAACTTGCAACCGAGCTCAGCAAAGTGGGAACAGGAAAAACAGTATACGTCCTGGATGAACCCACAACGGGCCTCCACTTTGAAGACGTTAGGATTCTTCTTGGAGTATTAAACAAGCTCGTTGAAAAAGGGAACACCGTAATTGTGGTTGAGCACAACCTGGACGTAATTAAAGTTGCCGACCATGTAATAGACTTAGGACCCGGCGGCGGCGAGTACGGAGGCGAAATTGTAGCCCATGGCACACCCGAGGAAGTTTCAGAAAACCCGAAGAGCCTTACCGGAGAATATCTCAAAAAAGAATTAAGGTAA
- a CDS encoding cytochrome C554, producing the protein MLNRLIAGTILVGSIGLFAVTANAQDKDTSTKKFGYVGVEKCGMCHKTEKQGKQLSIWQNSKHAEAYKTLQTEKADKIAQEKGFKTKAAETKECLECHASGYDVDASLKGAKFKVEDGVQCETCHGPGSEYQNMKVMKNREEAMAKGLVVHTEKEKFCTGCHNSKSPTFTGFEYDKFWAKISHMVPKETK; encoded by the coding sequence ATGTTAAACAGACTAATAGCTGGGACTATCCTTGTTGGATCGATAGGCTTGTTCGCTGTTACTGCCAATGCGCAGGACAAGGATACCAGTACTAAAAAGTTCGGATACGTTGGTGTAGAAAAATGCGGTATGTGCCATAAGACAGAAAAGCAGGGTAAACAGCTATCAATCTGGCAGAACTCAAAACATGCTGAAGCTTATAAAACTCTTCAGACAGAGAAAGCCGACAAAATAGCACAGGAAAAGGGGTTCAAGACAAAAGCAGCTGAAACCAAGGAATGCCTTGAGTGCCATGCAAGCGGATACGATGTTGATGCCTCTTTGAAGGGCGCAAAGTTTAAGGTTGAAGACGGCGTTCAGTGCGAAACCTGCCACGGTCCAGGTTCTGAATATCAGAACATGAAAGTAATGAAAAACCGCGAGGAAGCCATGGCAAAGGGTTTAGTTGTACATACAGAAAAGGAAAAATTCTGCACAGGCTGCCACAATTCAAAGAGTCCTACCTTTACAGGCTTTGAGTATGACAAGTTCTGGGCAAAAATCAGCCACATGGTACCAAAAGAAACAAAATAA
- a CDS encoding cytochrome b, whose amino-acid sequence MRLFIALFLAISSSLAVAQTKTPCIDCHSDKDLATERNGKQVSLYVDADGFKKSVHADIECTDCHAGFDADNVPHKEGKDIAKVDCAQCHDTQVFSKSIHAQNKVECYSCHTKHTITSASSIKKSEADLCIKCHKSASVASYKKSIHYQKFLAKAKAPVCTDCHNKSAHQIQAAKFDKNSEEKLCATCHKQTQGEFAQSVHKLAKDSNTPGCVSCHGAHEVYNSKYSISSQACLKCHLNQSKFASAGKSQLVGFVKNYVTSIHSKGAKGKEAATCIDCHGDHMIMGTNASKALTSRENIANTCGKCHADVLKEYKKSAHGMAFAKGLAVAPSCVDCHGEHTIHSIQDKDNKLGKVTEKDVCYNCHVKNPEVVKLTGRPSTDVMAYEKSAHYIALKNGNEKAPTCSDCHGGHLMQNSSFASSKTNKMNIAKSCGGSPECHASVAGVYNQSVHGVAVSKGIKEAPTCIDCHGNHQIFDKDNPLSKVNHGKQVVMLCSSCHSDVKLNKKFGIPASQASSYMESYHGLAVRGGSKYAADCASCHGSHNIKPSSDPTSNINEKNLSQTCGKCHPGANLTAEFKQVHLKGTETESPILFWASKGYMLMIIVIIGGMLVHNVLDLIRKRQEKKRHKKEIEELKKEGKVYLRMSLNERIQHFIMLTSFITLVFSGFALKYPDSWWATVVRTILGENAFEIRSLTHRVFGIAMVSVSLYHTYYLAFTKRGRRLFMDMLPNLQDAKDVLINVKYLLGISKEKPFFGRFSYMEKAEYWALVWGVIVMSATGAMLMFNTYFLAIAPKLLLDIATLVHLYEAWLATLAIVVWHFYYIIFNPEVYPLNKAFIKGTLSEEEMENEHPRELERIKKEELEGIKENEPESVK is encoded by the coding sequence ATGAGGCTATTTATAGCTCTGTTCCTTGCCATATCAAGTTCCTTAGCTGTGGCGCAGACAAAGACTCCATGTATTGACTGCCATAGCGATAAAGATTTAGCGACAGAGAGAAACGGGAAACAAGTTTCTCTTTATGTTGATGCCGACGGGTTTAAGAAATCCGTTCACGCTGATATTGAATGTACCGACTGCCATGCCGGCTTTGATGCTGATAATGTTCCTCATAAAGAAGGCAAGGACATTGCGAAAGTTGATTGTGCGCAATGCCACGATACTCAGGTTTTTTCAAAAAGCATTCATGCCCAGAACAAGGTTGAATGCTACAGCTGCCATACAAAACACACGATAACCAGTGCTTCAAGCATAAAAAAATCAGAAGCAGATCTGTGCATTAAATGCCATAAATCTGCTTCTGTAGCCTCTTACAAGAAAAGTATCCATTATCAGAAATTCTTAGCCAAAGCAAAGGCACCGGTCTGCACCGACTGCCATAACAAGTCGGCACACCAGATTCAGGCCGCAAAATTCGATAAAAACAGTGAAGAAAAGCTTTGTGCAACCTGCCATAAGCAGACGCAGGGAGAATTTGCGCAGAGTGTTCACAAGCTGGCAAAAGATTCCAACACACCGGGCTGCGTCAGCTGCCACGGTGCTCATGAAGTCTATAACAGCAAATATTCCATTTCTTCGCAGGCATGCCTGAAATGCCATTTGAACCAGTCAAAGTTCGCTTCTGCCGGCAAATCGCAGTTAGTCGGTTTTGTTAAGAACTACGTAACCAGCATTCATTCAAAGGGTGCAAAGGGCAAGGAAGCCGCCACATGCATCGACTGCCACGGCGATCATATGATCATGGGTACAAATGCTTCCAAAGCACTTACCTCGCGCGAAAATATCGCAAACACCTGCGGAAAGTGCCATGCCGATGTACTTAAAGAATACAAGAAGTCAGCTCACGGAATGGCTTTTGCCAAGGGTCTTGCGGTTGCACCGAGCTGTGTTGACTGCCATGGCGAGCACACCATACATTCAATTCAGGATAAAGACAACAAGCTTGGCAAGGTAACTGAAAAAGACGTATGCTATAACTGCCACGTAAAGAATCCCGAGGTTGTAAAACTGACAGGAAGGCCTTCAACAGATGTTATGGCTTATGAAAAGTCTGCACATTACATTGCCCTCAAGAACGGCAACGAAAAGGCACCTACCTGCTCGGACTGCCACGGCGGGCACCTTATGCAGAATTCATCATTTGCCAGTTCCAAGACAAATAAGATGAATATTGCCAAAAGCTGCGGCGGCAGTCCTGAATGCCACGCTTCGGTTGCAGGCGTTTACAACCAGAGCGTTCACGGTGTTGCTGTAAGCAAGGGCATCAAGGAAGCTCCAACTTGCATCGATTGCCACGGTAACCACCAGATTTTCGACAAGGATAATCCTTTAAGCAAGGTTAACCACGGCAAGCAGGTTGTAATGCTCTGCTCAAGCTGCCACTCAGACGTTAAGTTAAATAAGAAGTTCGGCATTCCCGCCTCGCAGGCATCCAGCTACATGGAAAGCTACCATGGCCTGGCAGTCAGGGGCGGATCAAAGTATGCCGCCGACTGCGCAAGCTGCCACGGTTCACACAACATCAAGCCGAGCAGCGATCCAACCTCTAATATTAATGAGAAGAACCTTTCACAGACATGCGGCAAGTGCCATCCGGGAGCAAACCTGACGGCTGAGTTCAAGCAGGTTCACCTGAAAGGTACAGAAACCGAATCCCCCATTCTCTTCTGGGCTTCAAAGGGCTACATGCTGATGATCATCGTTATCATCGGCGGAATGCTTGTTCACAACGTTCTTGACCTCATCAGGAAACGCCAGGAAAAGAAGCGTCACAAAAAAGAAATTGAAGAGCTGAAGAAGGAAGGGAAAGTTTACTTAAGAATGAGCCTTAACGAGCGCATTCAGCACTTTATCATGCTTACAAGCTTTATTACACTGGTATTCTCAGGCTTTGCACTTAAATATCCTGACAGCTGGTGGGCTACAGTTGTAAGGACAATACTCGGCGAAAACGCCTTTGAGATCAGGAGCCTTACGCACCGCGTATTTGGTATCGCAATGGTAAGTGTTTCTTTATATCACACATATTACCTGGCATTCACAAAAAGAGGCAGAAGGCTCTTCATGGACATGCTGCCGAACCTCCAGGATGCAAAGGATGTACTTATTAACGTTAAGTACTTACTCGGTATTAGCAAAGAGAAGCCTTTCTTCGGGCGTTTCTCATACATGGAAAAAGCTGAATACTGGGCATTGGTCTGGGGCGTAATTGTAATGAGCGCCACGGGAGCAATGCTCATGTTCAACACATATTTCTTAGCAATTGCACCAAAGCTATTGCTTGACATAGCAACGCTTGTTCACCTGTACGAAGCATGGCTTGCCACGCTTGCCATTGTGGTATGGCATTTCTATTACATCATCTTCAACCCTGAGGTCTACCCTCTTAACAAGGCCTTTATAAAGGGTACGCTGAGTGAAGAAGAAATGGAAAATGAACATCCGCGCGAGCTCGAAAGAATTAAAAAAGAAGAACTCGAAGGCATTAAGGAAAACGAGCCGGAGAGCGTAAAATAA
- the acs gene encoding acetate--CoA ligase gives MSEENKLHGEVFYPSEHVINRAHAKDWDKICREADEDLEGFWAKEANELYWYKKWDKVLDDSQKPFYKWFTGAKTNIVYNCLDRHTQTYRRNKLALIWEGENGEFRSFSYFALRRDTCRFASILKSLGVQKGDRVTIYMGRIPELLIAMLACARIGAIHSVVYGGFSVEALHERLEDSQSKVLIVADGSYQRGKIVHLKQIADEALQRAATVESVLVVKRTGEDVNMEAGRDMWYHELMNLPIAGTACHIEIMDAEDPLFILYTSGTTGKPKAIVHTHGGFMVGVYSTLKYVFDIHEEDRYWCSADPGWITGHSYIVYGPLLNGTTSFMYEGAPTHPFPNRWWQMIEKYGINLLYTAPTAIRGLMRYGEAWPNRYDLSSLRVLGSVGEPINPEAWKWYYRVIGKERCPIMDTWWQTETGMFMITPVPTMPLKPGSGTKPFAGLKMDVVNEGGESAGPNEEGYLVIKTPWPAMIRTIYKDPDRYVNQYWSRFPGMYMTGDSARKDEDGYFWVIGRVDDVIKVSGYRLGTAEIESALVSHPAVAEAAAIGLPHEVKGNAIYSYVMLKSGFEKSDALAEELRQHVGHEMGPIAKPEKVEFVDSLPKTRSGKIMRRVLKAQALGQDPGNISTLEE, from the coding sequence ATGTCAGAAGAGAACAAACTCCATGGTGAAGTCTTCTATCCTTCCGAACATGTTATTAACAGGGCGCACGCCAAAGACTGGGATAAAATCTGCCGCGAGGCCGATGAGGACCTGGAAGGATTCTGGGCTAAAGAGGCAAATGAACTTTACTGGTATAAAAAATGGGATAAGGTTTTGGACGACAGCCAGAAACCTTTTTATAAATGGTTTACAGGGGCAAAGACAAATATCGTTTATAACTGCCTCGACCGCCATACGCAGACATACCGCAGGAACAAACTTGCCCTCATTTGGGAAGGGGAAAACGGGGAATTCAGAAGCTTCTCATATTTTGCACTCAGGCGCGATACATGCCGATTTGCAAGCATCCTGAAAAGCCTCGGCGTTCAAAAAGGCGACAGGGTTACTATCTACATGGGAAGGATCCCGGAACTCTTAATTGCAATGCTTGCCTGCGCCAGGATAGGCGCTATCCATTCTGTAGTCTACGGCGGCTTTTCAGTCGAGGCCCTTCATGAAAGACTGGAAGACAGCCAGTCCAAGGTGCTTATCGTTGCCGACGGGAGCTACCAGAGGGGAAAGATCGTGCACTTAAAACAGATTGCAGATGAGGCCCTGCAAAGGGCGGCTACAGTAGAAAGCGTACTGGTCGTAAAGCGCACGGGCGAAGACGTCAATATGGAAGCCGGACGCGACATGTGGTACCATGAGCTCATGAACCTTCCTATTGCAGGTACTGCATGCCACATTGAAATTATGGATGCAGAGGACCCCTTGTTTATACTCTATACTTCAGGCACCACAGGCAAACCCAAGGCAATAGTTCACACACACGGCGGCTTTATGGTTGGGGTTTATTCCACGCTTAAATATGTATTTGATATTCACGAAGAGGACCGCTACTGGTGCAGCGCTGACCCGGGCTGGATTACGGGCCACAGCTACATTGTATACGGACCTCTATTAAACGGCACTACCAGTTTTATGTACGAAGGCGCCCCGACGCACCCGTTTCCTAACCGCTGGTGGCAGATGATTGAAAAGTACGGCATTAACCTCCTTTATACCGCGCCGACTGCCATAAGGGGACTCATGCGCTACGGCGAGGCATGGCCCAACCGGTACGACCTCTCCTCGCTCCGCGTTCTGGGCTCGGTCGGTGAACCGATTAACCCCGAGGCCTGGAAATGGTACTACAGGGTTATAGGAAAAGAACGCTGCCCCATAATGGATACGTGGTGGCAGACAGAAACGGGCATGTTCATGATTACCCCTGTTCCAACCATGCCCCTTAAACCCGGAAGCGGTACGAAACCTTTTGCAGGCCTTAAAATGGATGTGGTAAATGAAGGCGGGGAGTCTGCCGGACCTAATGAGGAAGGCTATCTCGTAATTAAAACACCGTGGCCTGCAATGATAAGAACAATCTATAAGGATCCCGACAGGTACGTAAACCAGTACTGGAGCCGGTTCCCCGGAATGTATATGACCGGAGACTCGGCGCGTAAGGACGAGGACGGATACTTCTGGGTTATCGGAAGAGTTGACGACGTAATTAAAGTCTCGGGCTACCGCCTTGGAACGGCTGAAATTGAAAGCGCACTCGTCAGCCACCCGGCGGTTGCAGAGGCCGCGGCAATAGGGCTTCCGCACGAAGTTAAAGGAAATGCAATTTATTCCTACGTGATGCTGAAAAGCGGTTTTGAAAAAAGCGATGCTCTGGCTGAAGAACTCCGCCAGCACGTGGGGCATGAGATGGGCCCTATTGCAAAACCGGAGAAAGTGGAATTTGTGGATTCGCTTCCAAAGACAAGAAGCGGCAAGATAATGCGCCGCGTCCTAAAGGCCCAGGCCCTCGGCCAGGACCCCGGCAACATCTCCACCCTCGAAGAATAA
- a CDS encoding YigZ family protein: MQIPEEFLTIKEFSESKFKEKGSLFIGQSHPVQSEAEALEILERTRKKYYDATHHCYAYRLSSGETKYSDAGEPTGTAGIRILNAIEHFSLTNIIVISIRYFGGTKLGVGPLGKAYYNSAYTSLEGAEILKKICYKKVIITSGFEFISQLHHALSKVTSRILNTYYEEKVSLECLVIPKDLPRLVNFLNETLSGKVQINDKNEHIYL, translated from the coding sequence ATGCAGATTCCTGAAGAATTCTTAACCATAAAAGAGTTTTCCGAGTCAAAATTCAAGGAAAAAGGCTCCCTTTTTATCGGGCAGTCGCATCCTGTTCAAAGCGAGGCTGAGGCTCTGGAGATACTGGAGCGCACAAGGAAGAAGTATTACGACGCAACCCATCACTGCTATGCATACAGGCTTTCAAGCGGTGAAACGAAGTATTCCGATGCCGGGGAACCTACTGGCACTGCCGGAATAAGGATTCTGAATGCAATTGAGCACTTTTCCCTAACCAATATTATTGTTATAAGCATCAGGTACTTTGGAGGCACAAAGCTTGGAGTCGGTCCCTTAGGTAAAGCCTACTACAACTCGGCTTATACATCGCTTGAAGGGGCTGAGATCCTGAAAAAAATTTGTTATAAAAAGGTTATCATTACTTCGGGATTCGAGTTCATAAGCCAGCTGCATCACGCCCTTTCGAAAGTAACCTCCAGGATACTGAACACCTACTATGAAGAAAAAGTAAGCCTGGAATGCCTTGTAATTCCCAAAGACTTACCCCGTCTGGTCAATTTTCTCAACGAAACACTCTCAGGAAAAGTTCAAATAAATGACAAAAACGAGCATATCTATCTTTAG